Genomic DNA from Falco biarmicus isolate bFalBia1 chromosome 21, bFalBia1.pri, whole genome shotgun sequence:
TTGCCCCAGCATAGCCCCTCGCTGCCTCGCCTGTCCCTCGgtgcagctctttcagtgacacacggCAGCAGCCACCCCTTCACATACCTCTACCGCCACCTCACACAGCTACCCGCTCAGTGTACACCTCGTACCAACAACCCTCTCCCattcatataatttttattattcccTCACACCTCCTCTCAATACAAGCCCCTCCCCGCCACCACCCTGCCCTCAGTGCAGCTCTTTTAATTACACCACGCAACAACCACTCTTACTACAGCTTTTCCATATGCACCTCATACCTTTCCCTTGATGCAGCTCTTTTCATAATGTGAAGCAAGGACCACCCCAGTGTAACTCTTTCATTCATACCTCACACCTCTCAATGCAGAGCCAGCTCACCTCAAAATAACCCACCGTGGCCCCCTCGCGTCCAGGGGGAAAGCCAGGCACCACACCTCCACCCTCCCACCGCCCTCACATCACAGCCCCGCATCCTCAACTGACCATGCTGGGATGGCTCCTAAAAAAATCCATTAGTTTAAGTATTTACTGCTCCATCCACCTCCTTCCTGAAGCTTGCCCTCCAGCACCCTCCACACCCCCAGCAGCCTTTAGGGCTTCTCTGTCATTTCCCTGGCTGCTACTACTGCATCAGTGCCTTTGAAGTATCCCCATCCCCTGACCTTAGCAGGGCACCGATAGATTTCGCTAGCTGTCTCCACTTGCTCCATCTCCACACAGCCAATACAGACTGCTCCAACACTCCAACCCATCACTTACTACAGCAAATTCTGGTTTTGGATTCAAAATTGCTGTCTTCAAACACCCGCTACTTTGCTGCAAGCTGCATTCTTTACTTATAATTACTTTCCTACCACCAATCTACTACAACCTCTCATCACACCATTGAAACACACATCGTGTCCAGAACCAGCCCTGGGCACCACCGAGCTACCGGCGGCGCCGGCAGCAGCAGCGACTGTCGGCGCTCCAACAGCCTACCCATGCTTCCAGGCCACCGGGCTTCGCGACGTCCCTCGGGGCGGCCGCaaagccgccgccgccgcgctcctGCCGCTCTCCCCGCCGCGCTCCTGCCGCTCTCCCCGCCGCGCTCCTGCCGCTCTCCCCGCCGCGCTCCTGCCGCTCTCCCGCCGCGCTCCTGCCGCTctccccgccgcgctcccgccgcgcccgccgccgcctcctgaCTGCGCCGCAGCGCTGCCCGGCGGCGCCTTATATACCCCCGCGCCGGACGCCGCCGAATCAGCGCCTGCCACGTCATGCCCccgccccctccctgccccacgcCCCCGCGTCAACGCCCACGGGCCTCCGCCCGCCTTCCCCCATCCCGCTGGCGCCATAATGGgtccccccccccaaaccaacgCACCTCACTCCCACGGGCGCTGGGTTCACCCACCCGCACCGCGGCTTCTCgtggccctgcaggcacagtcTATGTAATTGTCCTAAAATAATAGAAATTCCCCCAAAAAGTCAAGCGGGTGTGACGCATGTTCACACCAAGGCACTGTGACTCCGGTAGCTCTTCATCAccaaaaaatagaattttaataAGCCACGAgcagtggtatttttttatacatgtgtgtataaaTAACGTAATTGCACAAAAATTAGACTTTCtgggaaaatatttgtatttaacaCAACCCtggtttttccttctgctgccaaAGCCTCTTGCAGGCTGAGATCCGCCTTGGAAAGGGGCAATAAGCATCCCAAACAACTAAAACCTGATTAATTATAAGTCTTAGCTGTTAATCAAAATTCTACTGCAGGTATTTCCTCAAAAATCAcgtagttaaaaaaaaaaaaaaaaaaaaaagaggttcggatagggtttttttgccccctTTTGTGCAGTGAGATGTGATTAGAGATGAAAATTTGGGATTTATTTCGTTTGGTTTCTCCTGTTGTGTCCCGTCCCGTCGCATCGCGCTCTGCCGCGCCGCACCCTCGAAGCTCCTCACGGGTGTGAATAGAGGGAAAGGCGATCGCAAACGACGGTTCTTATTGGCCGTCGGACGCGCTGAGGCTTCCCATTGGCTGCCCGAGTCAACCAATGAGAATAGATTCTTCCGATCCTCTCTTCCGCGGCCAAGGTTCGCCCCCGCCCCAGTCCCCGCTCCCGCACGGGCCACTCCAGGTCTATTAACGGGGTTTTCACGTGGGTAGCAGCGGCCCGGTGGGTTTTTGCGTCGCTCTTGCCTATTTTTGCCCTGCTTGCAGCCGGGCGCGGGGGTCTGGCAGCCCCTCTGCTTTCCCTTGAGGAAGGGGCTGTGTTTTCCTGGAGAGAAACCAAAGCTGGTTAACCTAGGGATCAGCAAGCTGTGCTTTTTACAGTTTGGGAATATCCAacttattttattgctttatcaGCCTTATTCGTAACTATAATAATACATGATCagtctcttttaaaaattatttttacgTGGGCTATATTCTATACAAATGAAACTTCCAGCTCAAAGACCCTCACTCAGTCTGGTtccctgaaataattttattatacaACTGCATTAACATTATTCATTCCTAGGATGGGCCACTAACACCACTTCCACCCACAGATCCTGCACCAGATAGCTCtttccaccccccccaccccccgctttttatttttcatacccAATTTGGGTGCTAAGGTTTAGCAGCGGGTTTTAATTTCACCATAAACCCCCCACTGGGTTTATTGCTGTCGCACAGCTAATAGACGGGTGAGCTCTGCGGGATGTAGCAGGAACTCTGCCCACTTGTTGCACTCCTGCATTAATCCCTCCTTTCTACAGCTATTCTCAACCCCCCAACCCCGCCCCCTGTGCAGCTGGAGTGGTAAAAAACTCACCTTGCAAATAAATCACCCTCTTAAAACCCTGACAGCCGCTGCCTGTGTTCCCCCGCTGTCATTAAATCCTCGCTAGCCTTgtccttggggttttttttattgctggGGCGGTGGGAAAGTCGGATAAGCGCTGCGTTGCTTTTCCCTGTGAGGTTCCAGATGCCGacaccagcctcctgccccgtcACCGCTTCCAGGAAAACCATTGCCCAGCCCCTTTGCGTGGGCATTTCTCTGAATGCTCATAAAAACAACCCCGTCACACCAGTCATGGCTGCGGGAAACGCTGTGGAACATCTCCAGGAGGAAATCACCTGCGCCATCTGCTTGGATTTCTTCCATGATCCTGTCATGATCCTGAGTTGCGGGCACAATTTTTGCCGCCGTTGCCTTGAACGTTGCTCCGCGGATGCCTCCAGAGCGGGGTCTTGCCCCCAGTGCCGTTTACCTTTCCCCCACGGTGGCTTCCGTCCCAATCGGCAACTGGCCAATGTGGTGGCAGCCGTCCAGGAGCTGGCAATGCCGGCGGCGGAGGAGCTTTGCCAGCGGCACCACCAACCCCTCACCCTTTTTTCCCGCCGGGATGGGAGGCTCCTCTGCACCACCTGTGCTGAGCATCGCGCCCACCCCGCCGTGCCCCTCGAAGAGGCTGCTTGCTGGTACAGGGTGAGTGAAAACCCAGTccaaccccctctccctgcctgagTGATGTTAAAAACCCAATTTCCATTAAAAGTCAGCCACACAAATATGTATTTGCAGATGTGGCAAAGCTTTTCCCCATTattccggggggggggggggcggggaggggaaaGCACTTTGAGCATCCAAAAGTAAAAATTGAGGTGAAATACCACAGTTTGCTAAGGCTTAAGTATgcatggggtgggatgggggggtgagggggtgggtGGAAGTTTGGGGAACCAAAAACTCTGAAGATGAGTAGTTTAAAAGCTCCTGCAGTCACCCAGCGCCTGCGCTGTTGGAGGTTCCTGCTCCGCCTCCGGGTGCAGAAGGGAAATGGGGGTCCCCAAAGGGGGTCTGGGCCCAGCTGGGGGTGCAAGGAGGGGGGAACAAAGAAGGGCTGGGGTGTTTAAAGGGCCGGTGGGGATTTTTTAGGGGAGGTCATGGAGGGATGGGGGCTGGAAGACCCATAGTGACCATACAGCACTACGTATTTATAAATCTGTATAGGTAAGGTGTGGGTATACATATTGCATAGCTACAGACTAATTATGAAGTGGATATAGATGCACACATCTGCTTCAGCACAGCTGGAGAGGAGGATGAGGCCACCCGTGCTGGCTATATCCTGGGTGCTTTAGGGGTCCCAGCCTCCCCAACCCCCGCCCCGGCCTTTCCCCTCACCTTCAGGAGCCAAAACCCCTTTTCTTGGTTGCAGGACCAGTTTGAAGCTTCCCTAAAAGCCCTGCAAGAGGAGGATGAGCGACGTGCTGGGCTggcggcagcagcagaggagacaagacaggagatgctggtgggtgCTCCCGCTGTTGGGGTGCACTGTGGGGGACAAAATGCTTCATCCCCCCCTCCAgcatccttctcctttcccttcatCTCCCAGAGCAGAGTTGATGCCgagaagcagaagctgctggcGGTGCTGGAAGGGCTTCGGCGGGTGCTGGGTGAGCAGGAATCACGGTTCTTGATCCGTCTTGGCCGCTTGCGCCTAAGGTTGGAGGAGCAGCGACGTGGTGAAGCCGCCGAAATGGCCCGGCTCCAGCAACGCCGCTCCGAGCTCCAGGCCAAGTGCCGGCAACCAGACAGTGACCTGCTACGGGTGAGCCAAATCTTTTTCCAAAATCCCTcttgttttcccccttttggCTTTTATTCCCTGGTAAACAGCCCTGAgcatttctctcccttcctctccagGATGCCCAAATCACCCTGAGCAGGTACCGGGGCCAAAAAGCACCACCTGGAATGCCGTTTTTGGGCCAAAAGCCTCCGTTTTGCGGGtctcctcctcaccctgcaTCCTTTTCCCCAgggatttttgcttttgagttGGGAGGGTTGATGGTTAATCCAGAGCCTGGAGGGGGAAGGCGGTGGAGGGAAGCGTAGAATCTATCATCACATCTtgcaggaaggagctggagcttTTCCTGGGGAAATAAAGCTTTCCCCATGGTTCTTcagcacagggaagggaaaTCTGGGGATTTCTTCACATTAAACACACCGATTTGCCCCCCCTCACCCCGAGGTGCACAGAGTGGAGGGCGCAGCCGTCGCTGCCGCTGATGCCGGAGCTGGAAGCGGAACTCGAGGATTTTGCCCTGAAAACCAACATGCTGGCAGAGGCAGTGATGCAGTTTAAAGGTGTTTGGAGGGGAAAAACTGGCAAAAAGGGGGATTTAGTAGGCAGAAATGGGAGCTAGGAGCGGGGTTGGGGGAGTGCAGAGACCTCCTCGGGTTTCACAGAGTTTGGCTGGAAGGTCCAAGCATCATAAATGTCCCTTTAATTAAGAACATTTCAGGGATTTATCCCTTTTATAGCAGCCTTAGGGGGTGGGCAACTGCAGGTGGGAGGTGCAGAGGGCTTCTAGGTGTTAACCAGCACCCAAATTGGGACATGAATTAGGTGCAGAGGGGGGCAATGCACCACACAAAGAGGGTTTGAGGGTCCCACCTCCAGCAGTTTCACCCTCTCCATGTGATGAGGAATGAGGGGGACACATGGGGCAGGGCTGGATCCAGGGTTACAAGTCTCCGGGGTCACTTTCTATTTCCAGACATCGTGGGGTGCTCACTGGAGGAAGACTCAGGGGGATACCGGAGAGGTGAGTTGGGCTTCGAGGACGACAGATGGGTTCAGCACCTGGGGCTGATGCTCAGGTTCAGCATCCAgagctggggctcagctgcAAAATCTGGAGCTGACGCCCTGGTGCAATGCCTGGGACTGATGCTTGGGCGCAATATTTGAAGCGGATGCTCTAGTGCAATATTTAGGGCTGATAATCAGGTGCAAACATTTGAAGCTGACGCTCTGGTGCAACATCTGGGTGCAGAGTCCTGGGCTGATGCTCAGGTGCAATATTTGGAGCTAAAGCTCCAGTGCAATGCTCAGACGCAGTATTTGAAGCTGATGTTTCAGTGCAACATTTAGAGCTGGTAATTAGGTGCAAGACTTGAAGCTGATGCTCTGGTGCAACACCCAGGGCAGAAGCTTGGGTGCAATATTTCAAGTTGATGCTCTTTtgcagtgcctggggctggtgcaaCATGCAGAACTGATGCTCAAGTGCAATATTTGGAGCTAATACCAGGATGCACCAAGCCCCCCTAAcacccctctccccctcccagcAACCGTGACGCTGGACCCGGCTACAGCTCACCCCCAAATCCTGGTGTCAGCAGACGGCCGGACCGCAGGACGCCGGGAATCCCCCCTGGCTCCTCTTCCCTCGGGAACCGAGCGTTTCGAGTCTCTCCGCTGCGTTTTGGGTCTGCAGGGCTTCTCGGGGGGCCGGCACCGCTGGGCTGTGGAGGTTCGTCCCGGTCCCGACTGGGCACTGGGGGTGGCTCGGGAATTCATGTCCCGTAAGGGCTGCTTCGGTCTCAGCCCCGAACGAGGGGTCTGGGCCGTGGGGCAGTGGTTGGGGCAGCTACGGGCTCTCACCTGGCCCAGCCCCACATCTCTGCCCCACAGCCGCGTGCCCCGACGCATCGAGGTGGCTTTGGATTATGCTGGCGGGCGGGTGGCTTTCCGCGATGCTGACAGTGAGACCGAAATCTTCGCCTTCCCTCCAGCAACTTTCGCCGGTGAACGACTCCGGCCACTGCTCTGGCTGGGTGAGGGGCCAGCTCTGCTCACTCTCTGCCCCTGAATCCCCCCGAAACAAGACCCTTCCACCATTCCAATGAACCCCCTTGCTCCATAAGAGCACGCACACACATCAGCcccatctgcttttccttttaacacTTAATTTAGCCAAATTAGTCACAAAAATTTCACCCTCCCACTCCTTGCCACATTTGCATGGACCATTCTTTGCAGCTTGGCTGGGCAGTTCTCCAGTGAACATAAGCCTcgaaagggggggggggggggggagaaaaaaaagacaaggggGTATCttgcttcccactgctgctttgcagtgctCACCCCCAAACCACTTTCTCAACCCACCCTGAATGCACGTTTTTCATCCATTtaactattactattatttttttttgggggggtgggggaaggggatTAAAGATAGAGGAGGAAATTGCATGTGggcctggagcagagcagggttTTTCCACACTGGGGAGAGGGGACACACTCAAGGCATGTCTTCTTTCCAATTTAATgctttctgttgggttttttcccctcctgttgAGCTGCAAAACACCCACATTTCCCCACAAGGAAACATCCTTAGTGGGAGAGTGGAGAGATTTTTGCTTCCCCAGCTGTTTGTCAATGGAAATATGTCCCAGAAAAACAGGGAGAACCCCCCTCCCAAAAATTTAAAGAGGTCactctgaagaagaaaaagggctttgctgctgctggtgggtaCCTCGTAGGAAGGCTTTGCAAGCAGAAAAGCTTCTGCTTAGGATTTGCAGAGAATTTAGGGGAACTGGGATAAAAACCACTTTTTGTGCCTCCCAGGATCGCTTAGGCTGGGGCCTCCCTGTGGTTGTGCAATTGCTGCCAGGAtgcaaggagggagggaagccaCAGACAGGATTACATGCCCCGTTTCAACACCAAGAAGTgaataaagggggaaaaaaattaagcaaaccAGCACCTTGAGACTGCAAGAAGTCATTTTTAGAGTTAAACCACGTCAAAGTGCTGTTAtcaggcagcacagggcaggtcTCTGCCTCTTACAGCCAAAATTGTTCTGTCTCTGCTGCCAGACTTTGACATTGacctgaggaagaggagaaaccACCAGGAAAGGTAGCAGGAAGGGCAGCTGCTTTCATCTTCAGGGCCCTAATTTTAAATACGGCCCCTGAAAAACCCACAGATCACTGCTAAACCTAAATTACAGCCTGGCTTGGTTGTGTAATCAGTCATTTCCTCGCTTGGCTCACAGCAAGGTAGGTCATAGGTGGTGTCTCCCTCGAAAGAAAAGAGCTTGTTATAGCACAAAGTCTGGTGACGCTTCGTGTCACAAATGTAAATTGAAAGTGCTTCTTCAAAGCATCACGTGCCAACACACGCACTTCTGATGCTCCACTTGATCTGGAAAGCTTTATAAAAGTTTAAGCTGAAAgtccacacaaaaaaataaagcataaacaagaagtaaaaaaataaaaaagttgtcTTTCTGAGTGGTTCAGCAGGCCCAGGGTTGACTATCCaacggggggggtgggggggggtggggtagAAATCAGCCTCTTTTCAACGGAAGGCACCTCACCAGCCTCACATCAGCAATTTGGATGGCAGGTCGCTTGGCGTGGAGGGCGCACAGCCCCCGCTCCTCCAGCTGAGCCAGCGGATGCGCCTCACAGCCTTTCCACAAACCCCCCACAGCGGCCCCGTGCACCCCGAAACCCCCCCTCCGCCACCACCTGACGGATAAAACTGGCAGCAGCCCACGAGAGGAGCCGCTGGAGAGCTGCcgaaggttttttttttctgcgaGAGACGGAGCTTTTGCCGAAGCGGTGGagcgcggggggggcggcgggcccgtTCCTGCGGGGCTCGGCGCGGTTTGAGGCCGGTTTCTAACGAGCTTCGCCAGCGCCACCCCacccgcgccgctcccgccgagcccccgcgccccgcctTCTCGAGGCTGCCGGCGCACTCTGAttggctgcctgccctccaCCGCAGCACCTCATTGGCTGCTCCTCCCCGCGCGGCCCCGGCGCTAGGACCACCCTCAGGGGCGGACCTGGGTGGGAACCGCGAACCCGCGaggcggggccggcgcggagGAGCGGACCTGAGTGAAGACCGCGGTGCCCCCCGCGAGGGCGGGGGCGTTGACCCTGCGCTGCTCCTCGTGGAGGGccattttaagtgaaaaaagGGCAGGTTTGGGGGGCGGCTTTGCGACTATTCGGGTCAATAATCGGCGGCTGTTTATAAAAAATGGGGCtcaaaaggcactttttttAATCGCCAGCTCGTGAAACCCAAAACCCACTGATTTGATCATATTTCCCCCCAAAATGCAGCTCCTGTGCAAACTGGGGGTGTGTATCAGTGATTTAAATCCTGGTTttgggcggggggggtgggggggtgttaCATTGTCTGCATTTCCTCCAGGGAGCAGCCAGCATGCTGGGAAATGGGGATTTTCTGCCTCCAAATTTTCCTCCACAGGaaagaaacccccaaactgGAGAGGAATTGCTTAATAAGAGGGGTTCTGCGCTGCGGCCTGGAGTAGAAAGTGCAGGAAAACCCCGTAACCCCCTTCTTTTTGGGTGGACTGTCCCccttttaagtaaaaataaaaagatgtggTGTATTCAGCACCAGTAGTGGTAGTGGTGAGGAAACGGCTCCAAAAATATCCCTAAACCCACACAGATTTAACCCAAATCCTGCGGGGGCCATAAATCCCTCCCAGTGTTACCAGTTTGCCCAGTCCTTCCTGCCCCATTGGCCATTCCCCCTCCTTTTATCCCAGTTTCATGCGATAAAACGTCgtaatttcatttcttccatttcataatTCCCCCCGTTCTGAACagaggctttttcttcccaaaacaaAGCTGAGCGGGATGCTTCTCCCCCCCTAAACCCCTTGCTGCCCAACTCCCCCCAGAAAAGCCACGCCCGAGGGATTCTTTCAGATAAAAAGGGGGacttttttaacacaaaaaggGCTTTTTAGCACCAGAAGTGATGCCTCCTCCAGACCCCTACACTCCAATCCTGGAACATATGGGGCAGAACATATAGACTGGCAAGCAGGCTGTGGTGTAGGGCCTAAGTAGAGCGAGGGGAGTATATGGACTGTGATATAGGGCCTGGACATAGTGCCAAGACCCTACAGCCCCATATAGGGACAGGATCGCATAGCCCAGACCATATGGCCCCATATAGTAtagcatatatatgtatagatgGTTTATATATAGGGCCTAGaccccacagccacacacaggGACTAGGGCACAGCCCCTTATTCAGGTCCTAAACCCCACAGCCCGATCCAGGGCCTGGAATATAGGGTCAAGACCATACAGAACGCAGGGTACCTAGGCCTGTATAGACTCCCATAGATCTGTATAGACCCATATAGCTGCGTACGGACCCCCACAGACCTGTATAGCTGCCCATAGGTCAGTTTATGGCCTGCAGCGCCCAGAGCATTGAGCTGAATATAGGGAAGAGGGCGTAGAGTGCAATACAGGGCCTGGGTGGCACCGACAGCTGGGCTGAGTGATAGTAGCAAAAGAAATCTAAATTTTGGGGCGGGTAGATTTTAGgaggttttttgccttttat
This window encodes:
- the LOC130141795 gene encoding zinc finger protein RFP-like isoform X1, with protein sequence MAAGNAVEHLQEEITCAICLDFFHDPVMILSCGHNFCRRCLERCSADASRAGSCPQCRLPFPHGGFRPNRQLANVVAAVQELAMPAAEELCQRHHQPLTLFSRRDGRLLCTTCAEHRAHPAVPLEEAACWYRDQFEASLKALQEEDERRAGLAAAAEETRQEMLSRVDAEKQKLLAVLEGLRRVLGEQESRFLIRLGRLRLRLEEQRRGEAAEMARLQQRRSELQAKCRQPDSDLLRDAQITLSRCTEWRAQPSLPLMPELEAELEDFALKTNMLAEAVMQFKDIVGCSLEEDSGGYRRATVTLDPATAHPQILVSADGRTAGRRESPLAPLPSGTERFESLRCVLGLQGFSGGRHRWAVEVRPGPDWALGVAREFMSRKGCFGLSPERGVWAVGQWLGQLRALTWPSPTSLPHSRVPRRIEVALDYAGGRVAFRDADSETEIFAFPPATFAGERLRPLLWLGEGPALLTLCP
- the LOC130141795 gene encoding E3 ubiquitin-protein ligase TRIM11-like isoform X2 — translated: MAAGNAVEHLQEEITCAICLDFFHDPVMILSCGHNFCRRCLERCSADASRAGSCPQCRLPFPHGGFRPNRQLANVVAAVQELAMPAAEELCQRHHQPLTLFSRRDGRLLCTTCAEHRAHPAVPLEEAACWYRDQFEASLKALQEEDERRAGLAAAAEETRQEMLSRVDAEKQKLLAVLEGLRRVLGEQESRFLIRLGRLRLRLEEQRRGEAAEMARLQQRRSELQAKCRQPDSDLLRDAQITLSRHRGVLTGGRLRGIPESNRDAGPGYSSPPNPGVSRRPDRRTPGIPPGSSSLGNRAFRVSPLRFGSAGLLGGPAPLGCGAACPDASRWLWIMLAGGWLSAMLTVRPKSSPSLQQLSPVNDSGHCSGWVRGQLCSLSAPESPRNKTLPPFQ
- the LOC130141795 gene encoding zinc finger protein RFP-like isoform X3, which produces MAAGNAVEHLQEEITCAICLDFFHDPVMILSCGHNFCRRCLERCSADASRAGSCPQCRLPFPHGGFRPNRQLANVVAAVQELAMPAAEELCQRHHQPLTLFSRRDGRLLCTTCAEHRAHPAVPLEEAACWYRDQFEASLKALQEEDERRAGLAAAAEETRQEMLSRVDAEKQKLLAVLEGLRRVLGEQESRFLIRLGRLRLRLEEQRRGEAAEMARLQQRRSELQAKCRQPDSDLLRDAQITLSRCTEWRAQPSLPLMPELEAELEDFALKTNMLAEAVMQFKDIVGCSLEEDSGGYRRATVTLDPATAHPQILVSADGRTAGRRESPLAPLPSGTERFESLRCVLGLQGFSGGRHRWAVEPRAPTHRGGFGLCWRAGGFPRC